In the genome of Daucus carota subsp. sativus chromosome 9, DH1 v3.0, whole genome shotgun sequence, the window TTGTCTCAATTAATTAGGGGAGTATGGGTTTTAAACTAATTTAAGTTTTAGAGTGATAAAGAGCCAGGAGTCTACAgatacaaattataaaaaatattataaataggatGTATAGATTATGTATGTCCATAACATCTATTAGAAACTATCAAACTAATAATTAATCAACAGATTAAGATATCAACAATTTCGGTTACACTGTAAAAAGGGCAAGCAACACTAATTGAACAATAGTCCAAAATCCTTCACCAGAAGCAGAAAAATGTATGATTACCACAAATTTAGATAATATGCCAATAGCAACAAGTTTTTAAGTCGTTTAACATCATTCTTGACTGTTTTTCATGTTTCGTTGCAAATTCAGGCTATTATTCCTACTggaaaatacatgtaaaaaaacCACATGGAAATCAAAAATACTATTACCGAAAATTAACAAACCTTATAAATAACACTTCAAAACAAAGTCAAAAGCCCATAAAAAACCAATCAAATAGTAAAGTACCAACATCATTCAGTACATATCATAACATGCCCTGATGAAGTAATAACCAATCAATAATAAAGTACTAATTTCATTTACTCCGAAAATAGTAAACGATCTTTGTTTGTTGATGGTACATATTACAGATCATTACTATTTGTATACATAAAAAGGGAGTCGGAATTTGTTTGCCCTAGTGGGGACTGATCCACATCTAACTCCTGGTTTAACTGGCGATTCATATCCATATTACCAATTTCAGCTATACAAATTACCAATCCTCCACCCTCAATATAAGTTGGTCCCCATTggcctatttatatatttgtaaaggttCAGATAGGAACCGATACCAATAGGGGAATCCCAGAACTTAATCTCAAATCCCCTAATTTCTCCAACCCACAACCAAATGTTTTAGGAATTGGAGCTGAAACTGAAGTTAGGTTTCAATGTGGACAATGTTAGTCATAATAAAACGTGGATTGGCGATGATTAAGAAACAATCcagattaataataaatttaaatggtACCCAAGTTCCCTACCCAATgatgtatatatagacaaaaGTTCAGTGGACTAGCCTTAAACAGCCTGCTAATCAAATACATTTCAATGGTCAGTAAGCAGAAGAACACACATTTTGCAGGACATATTGTACTCCAATTAGTACTTAATTCAAGGGTATTTGGTTAACTGCAAATAGAAGAGAGAAAAGACCTTGAGAGTGTCAACAAAGGACTCGAAATTGGCCACGGAGAAAGCTATATGGTGACCCCTTGGCAGATCAGAAGGCTCCTTAACAGCAGAAACAGCACTCCATGGACCTTCAGGAAGTTTAGTAGCAGGATCTCTTTCAATGAGATGGAGAGCAAAAGATGAAGAAAGCTTAAGCCATATCACTCCAAACCCAAAATCAGGAGTTTCCATCTTCTCAAAACCTAGTATCTGGACACAACTCAAACACTTAACATATGACTGTCTGAACCACAACAAAACATGTTGATAAACAAAATTCAATGAAGAGGGCTAGTTTATTATTACCTCCTGGTAGAACTGAGCAAGGCGGTTGATGTCGGAGGACTCTCGAGAGACGTGGTTGAGTGTGGCTCCCTGGGCTGCCATTTCTTTTGTAACTCACTTCGGAGTTGAGACCAGCTTGCTTTGGTATTTATAGGATTACGTTTAGTAGTTTGTTTAAggataagaaaatataattgtcTTGTTTTTTTATTGGTGTCCTGTGTTGAATCTTGAATGTACAGGTGTGATGATGTCCTCCCATACGTGTACCTCTGAGGAACAAGCAGCCCGGCAGCCCCTGCCACTTACTACACTCTCGTGTTTTGATTTTGCAAGGAAAAATGTTTTTCTTTAGGTGAAATATTAgttattttcttcaaaaattaaattgagtagtttattttaaactttcttTTTTATCAGAATTCTCGTAGGAAGATGGAGGAGATGTCCAGAATTAGTTTATTCTGGACAAAAGGCTCCAAATGTCACAGGATTTAAAGAAGAATAGAGTTCGGAGAAAtgacttaaaaatattatttattaacatCAAATAATCTAGCGTTTTGATATTTAGACGAAAACATTAGATCGTGAGTGTAAAACGCTATATGAAATACTATTTTGGATTTCAAAACGCTAGATCGTGTAGCGTTAAGAAAGAAAAGAGCGATAAACGTGTGACGATCTAGTATTTTGAATTGCAAATTGATAGTTGACGGTCTATCTTTTATAATCCTGATATTTGAGGCATTTTTTAGACAACGGTGGCACCAAGACCAACACCTCTCATTCTGAAAGCTCGAATTAGTTCATCACCGATGAAATCAGTTCATAGAACAAAAGAGAAAAATAAAGAATGATTAAACTATTTCTAACCTGAACCTGAAGTCCTCTGTCGAATTGATCATTCATTCAATGAGCATTCCGAATCACAATTGCCAGTTGGTGTTGGTACATTGATTCCTTCCAAACTCCATTTGTCGAGTTGGTCGTTTAtgcaataaatatttttaacggtaaaaatataattttagaaaatttcgAACCTCTACATTCTTGataatattattgatatatgaaattacaaattatagACCTAATACCcaatttatccaattataaaaaatttaaaaaatccatAGTTCAAACTTTTTATAGTGTTAATGTTATATCCAATTATATGCtagaaaatgaaatttaaaaatccAAAGTTTAAACCTTTTTTTATGATGTTAAAGTTACAAGCGACAGAGTTAAAACAATCTGATCTGGCCATTGATTGTTGTAACAATCATCCCCCAACTAGGTAACTATTACTTATAACAATTTTTTCACGGTTATTTATTACGGATGTCACGTCAACCTATCCGCGCTTTAGACACCTATGCTAGAATATTTATCTTTAGGAAAGATTATTATCAACGATCTATTGTCAAACAATAATAGATTGTCAAAAACATCTCCCGACTTAAAAGTACCTATGTAGTGAACACATGTATACTTTCTATCATTACCAATAATCTCTACATGAGCATATATTATCTTTGAAATGATGAAACCTGTTATTATCTCTTACAATAATTTCTCTTCCAACAATGCCAGATATAAACTTAATAGCACTATGACAATCAACGCAAATCCGAAGATTTTTTGTTATTCTAATAGGGACTCCAGGGGGTATCACGATCAGTGCAAAAGCAAGGGCAATCTTCTCGCTGTGGTACGAAACTTCTGATTCCCTCTCTTCCTCCTCTAAATCATATAGAGCAAACTTAGTATCAGGTACATAGCCAGCAGCCTTCATCTTTTCTTTCAAATAAGTAAGCATTGTCTGAATCTCAGTGTTTCTCTCGTGTGAAGTATCTTTCGCTTGGAAAACATGGGTTTTATCCTTAACTGAGATCCAACTGCATCCTGCACCCTTTTTGATTCCCACATCCATCATCTCTTTCCTCACAAGGTTGGCGTCTTCCCACCTGCATGAATTATTTATGTGCAATTAAACAAGAAAACAAATATGCAGCACGTATATGTGCAACCAAACCACTATGTACTACAGCACTAGATATACTGTCATCTAATTCAAAAATTGTATAGAACTTTATCACAAAACATGGGAACTTCACGTTATCACTTAAATGGTGCTCGTAAATTGAAAAATGGTGgtgttaaaaacaaaattagcaCAAAATTCTAGAATTGTATCCCAACAGATTTAAGGTATTAATTGTGAAAATTAAAAGGTTGCATGTAACTACTTCCAAAAATATTGTTGCCCATCACAGACTTGTATTAAAGGTTtaggaaaatatttttcttaaagtCAAGTAAGAACACAAGAAGAACGGTTTAGGAAAGACcttattattttgtttgaacAACTGACTCATAACTAATTATCCAACCAAAACCTGTATTGTTTGACGTGTTTAATGTCATTCTTACACGGGTTCTTGTTTTAACCAGTTTATAGGGAAATGCAGCAGCCTGGATTAAGAGCTTACTTGTCCATGTATTCACATTATAAAAGTATCCATTAATGGTTTGTTATAGAACGTTACAAGAATATTGGGAGAAGTTCCCAGCAATGGTTCCCATAACTAACAATTTTTAATAACCAATAAGTATCTCAATTCTCAAAACAATTTCCTTTTGTTACAAAAGCTAAACCTTATTTGCATAAATCTATAGTCTATcctttcaactcttgaaaacaACCTTGGCTAATCTTcatctttaaaaaaattcattatgttTCGGTCCTAAATTATTAAGGATTTGACACTATAACTTAAGGTTTTATTTTGAATCATGTTGGCACTCTGCTCTGATTTTGAATTTAGATTAAGGTTCCTTTTATCGCCCGGAAAATAACTTGATTTTGGAAAATGATTTCCGGGAAAATAAATTCTCGACAATATATTTATCACGGAAATCATTTTCCGGGAAAATATTTTCTCGGAAATTATTATTCGGGAAAATAATTTCCGTCATTTCACTATCGTGAAAAGATTATAAAAATTGGTGGAAAAGTGATCAATTTGGAAAATGTTTTCCTCTTTTGAGAAGGGGAAGTCATTTATCCGGATATCATGTCATTTGTTCAAAGAAATTTTCCTCCTCcagaaaacattttatttttattgcagGAAAATGTTTTTAGAATTTCTGATTTTCCTGCATTTGTTTGGTTTCTGGAAAACATATTCTGGAAGGTAAACAAAAGTTGGACCAGGAAAATGTTTTCTGGCAAGAAACGGAGCCTAAGATGTTACAATGCACTTAAAAGTGCTACTGTATATTACCTATTCTTTTGTGAGCCTACACTACTATGTACAACCGATGTTTACTAGGGGCTTTACGTGGCTGTTAACAAGTGTTTGTTCTTAAAATGTGAGCTCAGATTATTTGCTCCTCTTAGACACACTGCTAAATATAGAATTTTAAGTTAGCATGTTAAAATCTATGCAGTCCAATATAATAAATCATGTattctttcaaattcaatctaccGAGTCATGGAAATACCATTAAGCATCTACAACCAAAACAGATATACACAactctaaaatataaaaaagcgCAGAATAGTGAGTAGGAATTACCGGCCAGCAGCTGCAAACATGTTTGAAAGCAGTACATGATTGCCCGAGTCTTTTGGATCAAGTTCAAATAAGTTTTCAGCTGCAATCTTTCCTAATTCTGGCTTACCATATACTCTACAAGCTCCTAGAAGAGCCCCCCAAACTGAAACACCTGGACGAATAGGCATTTTCTTGACGAACTCGTAGGCACGATCTACCATTCCTGCTCTCCCTAACATATCCACAACGCAAGCATAATGCTCTATACCAGGTTCGATCCCATACCTCTCCCGCATCGACTCAAATATCGCCATGCCTTCTTTCATAGCCCCAGATCTGCTACACACTGACAATACACATACAAGTGTCACGTAATTCGGAGCAACCTCATGTTTCATTTCCTCAAACAAAGCTAAAGCAATGTCTGCATGTCCTTGATGAGCATAACCGCCAATTAAGGCATTCCATGTAATTGAATTCCTTTCTGGCATCTCACGAAATGCTTGGTCACAATCCTGTATACTTCCACACTTCCCATACATGTCCACAAGTGAACTCCCAACAAAAACATTCAACTCAACACAAGCCTTCACCGCAAGAGCATGAACCATTCTCCCCAACTCAAGCGCCGCAATACCTGCACACGCGCTAACAACACTCGACAACAAAAAATCCTTCGGCTCAATTCCTTCCCTCCGCGCACTCAAAAACACCTCACACGCCTTCTCCTTCTCCTCATTCTGCTCAAACGCAGCCACCATTGAACACCACGAGACATCATTCCTCATCCTCATCCCACCAAAAACCATCTCCGACGACACAACATCCCTACACTTCCCGTAAAAATCAATCATCCCATTCCCAACCGAAACATCCTCACTAAACCCACTCCTAACCACAAACCCATGCACTTGCCTCCCCAACACCGCATCCCTCATATCCGCACACGCGTTAAAAACCGCACACAACGTAATCGAATTCCCCTCCCCACTAATCCTCCTTAACTCCACAAACTTCCccactccctccctccccctcccATCCACCACCAAATTCGAAATACACGCATTCCACGTCGCTAAATTCCTCTccggcatttcatcaaacaccttcctCGCATCCTCCCTCAACCCAATTTTCGCATACATATCAAAAGCACTACACCCCACAAACACATCTCTCCACAACCCCACCCTAATCACCAACCCATGAACCTGCCTCCCCACTCTAAAATCCCTAATCGCTCCACTCGCCTTAAAAACACACGGAAACGTGAAATCATTAGCCTCAATCCCCTCGCACCGCATTCTCGAAAAATTTACAATGGCATCCACAAAATGTCCGTTCTGAACAAACCCAGAAATCAGTGAAGTCCAGGTGACAACAGAGCGGTGATTGGTGGGGGTGAGTTGGAGAACGAGTTGAGCTGAGTTGGGCAGGTCGAGTTTGGCGTACATGTTGATGAGATGGTTTGAGAGGAATGGAGGGAGAGGGGGAATGAGGGTTTTGATGATCTGGGCATGGGTGGATTTGGCGAGGAGATGTGAGTGAGTTGAAACGGACGATTCGATGAGTGAAGCTAGCGAGTTGGGTGTTAGAAATGGCATTCTTAGGGCTGTGCATGTTTGGGGTTTAAGACTAGGGTTTAAGGATACTTGTTTTGTAATTTGGCGCCCATTTAAACCTCTGTTGAGagcaacagcaacagacacCCTATACTCCCTCCTAAGTTATATTGTAGTGAATTTGATCTCCAGTGGCTCTTAAAAAATTAGGAGCAGCATGTGCCTCTTCAATACAGAAGAGCACATATTGACTctagattaattttatattaatatttgttatctTCTCTCCAAAACCTGCCCATCATTTCCCTCCTCCTCTGATatttccctctcttttgttattACTTCACCATCAATCATAATTCTATTTTCTGAAAACTCATCAGTCTAAGATGGATTTTGAGCAGGGTGTATCATCTTTTTCCAATATGTTGAACTCTGATTATCGTATTTACGATGAGTTTACAACACCTGCAAATGTATATTTATCACAAGATTGTGGTGGTGAAAGAAGTGAAGAAGTGATTGTCATTCCCTCTTCAGTTTGTTCTTCACAGACTACAAAAGATAGAAGGCCGCGAACAAAGAATTTCACGAAACAAGAGGATGAGATGTTGATTTCGGCATGGCAAAATATTTCATTTGATCCCATCACTGGAGTTGATCAAACCAATGGAACATATTGGGAAAGAGTACACAACTATTATATGAGGTACAAAAATTTGCAATCAGATCGCACATGGAACTCATTGATGCATCGATGGTCTGTTATTCAACTTGGGGTTAACAAATTTCAaggattttataatcaaataGGTTCACCAAGTGGTTGTTCCGAAGATGATAAGGTATTTAAATTcctatttaatttaatgaaaGTTGATTCAATATAATGTTATGATTGATTTTCTTGTTTTTACTATGAAAATAGATCTCCCGCACAAAAGAGATGTACAAGGACCTCTACCACACTAATTTTTCATTAGAGCATTGCTGGAAGATTTTGAGAAATTTACCTAAATGGAATGCAAGTTTTGCAACAAAAAAGCCAAAAAACAGTCAAAAGGATAGTGCAGCTTCTTCACCCTGTACTCCAGAATGTGTGGTGTTGGAGGACTCGGAACTCAAAAGACCAGTTGGAAGAAAAGCTGCAAAAGAGatagagagaaaaagaaaaagatcaGAAAATGAACATGATGATGGTGGAGCTGCCATTTTGGAACAAATGAGAGCTGATCATCTTGAGTCAAAAAAACAGAGGAATGAACATCTTAAAGAGATGATACAATTAGCAAAAGAGAGAGCCGAAcgtgaaaaagaaagagatgaacgTGAGAAGATAAGAGAAGCTCATGAACAAAATGAAGCTGATGCAAAAATTATGGCAGTGGATACAAGTGATATGGGGGATTTGGAAAAAGAGTATTTCAACTCGAGGAAGAAAGAAATCATTGAGAGAATTCGCTCTCGTACTACAACCTGATGCGTATTAGTACTAAGCACTACTTCGACCTTTTTGTTGTATTTAGATAATAGCAATTACTATTGCCCGTTTTTGTTGTACAATGCAAGATTTTTGGCTAGTATAATCTGAAAAAGGGCAGTTTGGTTTACTAGTATTGCTGGTTGGATGTACTGCTATGTTTTGAATATGATGGCTTCCTTGTTATCTTGTATTAAGCTTGTTTTTATCCTGTATTAAGCTTGTTTATGTAGAGTTGATAGCTGCTTGTTGGGGAAAATAGAAAGATTTCGTTTTCATGTCACAGAATCATTGGTGGTTTTCATGTCAAATGTGCTTTAGTGTTTCGATGTCCCAAAAATGAGCTGGTCCACGTACTATAACAAATCGAGCTTGAAGTACACCAAATGCTCTTTCCACATCCTTTCGAACAGATTCTTGCATCTTAGCAAAATACTTTCTCTTATTTCCTTGAGGAGCTGAAATGGTCTTGACAAAAGTCGGGTAGGGAGGATATATGCCATCAGCAAGGTAGTATCCCATATCATAGTCGTGACCATTCAAAACGTAATGAACTTCAGGGGCTCGACCTTCAGCCCAttctgaaaataaatttgaCCGATCTAGTACGTTAATATCATTTAGTGAGCCTGGCAATCCAAAGTAAGCATGCCATATCCATAAATCATGGGAAGCTATGGCTTCAAGTATAATTGTTGGTTCGTGATAACGACCTGAAAATGCTCCATGCCAAGCAGTCGGACAATTCTTCCACCTCCAATGCATACAATCTATACTCCCTAACATACCCGGAAATCCTCTTTGCTCCGCAATGCCACTCAATCTTTTGATATCATTCTTATTTGGCGACCTTAAGTACTGCTTCCCAAATACTTGATTGACTGATATGACAAATCTTTTTAAGCTTTCTATTGCAGTGCTTTCACCGATTCGAATGTAATCATCAAGTGAATCTGCAGGTACTCCATAGGCTATCATTCTCAATGCAGCAGTTATTTTTTGGAGTGACGATAATCCAGGAACTCCAGCTGCATTACATTTTTGTACAAAGTAAGGATCGTGCTTCTCAACGGCTGCTTGTATTTGAAGGAATAATGATCGTCTCATACGGAATCTTCTACGAAAAATGTAATCTGGATATGTTGGATCATCGCCAAAATAATCACGATATATGAGTTGATGACCTTGTGCTCTACTGCGGTTAATGACACGATGGTTGAAAACAGATCCGCCATGACGTACAAcgctgttgctgttcttcctgTGATTGAGTTGCGTGTATGTTGCTACAAACATGTTcatttcttcatcttcctcttcttcttcttcagctaAATACTCGATAATTTCTTGAGGATCCATTAGAATAACAGTGAGACTATATTTTGCAATGTATTTGCATTTGGTGTTATTGAAAATGGAAGCTCTTGAAGTAGAGCCTTTGGAATTGAATGTGAAGTAGCTGTTGAAATTTGAATGCTGCAGAGAAAGCCAAATAGCCtttgcaaataaaaaaactGATTATAAATGAATAGAGAAGATGCTTGAGGAGAGCTGTTGGAGTCCTTGTATTCATTATATGCTAAAATGGGTTAAGAgtgtatattataattatttttgtagGGAGCCAGTGAAGCAACTCTTGGAGTTGCTCTCAGTCCTGCCTGGTGCATGTTTTGTTGTTTCTGCCAGAGTATGATATGAGGTTGGGCTCAAATTTATACaatctacaaatattttttcagaataaaagaaaaggagttgagctatataatttatattgcaCGGTTCAATCCGGAAGAAGTGAGATCAATGGAAttatactacctccgtcccattttatgtgaacggatttgactttcacggaaattaagaaaaagatagtaaatgtagttgaaaagtgggtaaagtggtgggacctatcaatatttaataatagatttgagatagtggagaaaggtagtgggtgtaatagtgtatatttaatactccctccatcccattttaagtgtccactttgaaaatttcacacatattaagaaataattaatatcATGTTTTGATCATTATCTTCCACAACTAATCACCTTAGTTTTCATAACATATTGATTATGCACCTCATTAATTACTATGTATTTGGACcttttttcatttcaaattacaCTATACATTCATAATCTCTCTAAATACATTTATGAGGGGCttgttggttgtatttaattCTATATTGGAAATAGTATAAAGTTTACATAGattaaagagtatgacacatattttgggaaattttttttttggcaaaatggacacttaaaatgggatggagggagtaataagagagtataaaatattgagttagtgggtgtaatagtgaaaagtagtgttcaaaaatagtaagtattctaggttcattctttttgggacgtcccaaaaaggaaatgaggtcacataaaatgggacggagggagtattggattatattttcttcaaaaattgGTAATAAgattatttttatgaaatgtTTTGTATAAGTTAGATTCGGAAAAAGTACAAGTTAGATGCTCGGCTGATCACCGTGTTAGTATAACTCACCGTAAGCGAACGATTTTCACAGAAtagttttaaatgattttatacTCTTGTAATtgccatatttttataaaaatataattgttgTTCTCTTGTAAGCAAGTTACATTTAGAATCTGATATATTTCAGTTTCCTtcttt includes:
- the LOC108201636 gene encoding glutathione S-transferase T3-like — protein: MDFEQGVSSFSNMLNSDYRIYDEFTTPANVYLSQDCGGERSEEVIVIPSSVCSSQTTKDRRPRTKNFTKQEDEMLISAWQNISFDPITGVDQTNGTYWERVHNYYMRYKNLQSDRTWNSLMHRWSVIQLGVNKFQGFYNQIGSPSGCSEDDKISRTKEMYKDLYHTNFSLEHCWKILRNLPKWNASFATKKPKNSQKDSAASSPCTPECVVLEDSELKRPVGRKAAKEIERKRKRSENEHDDGGAAILEQMRADHLESKKQRNEHLKEMIQLAKERAEREKERDEREKIREAHEQNEADAKIMAVDTSDMGDLEKEYFNSRKKEIIERIRSRTTT
- the LOC108200627 gene encoding uncharacterized protein LOC108200627, with translation MAAQGATLNHVSRESSDINRLAQFYQEILGFEKMETPDFGFGVIWLKLSSSFALHLIERDPATKLPEGPWSAVSAVKEPSDLPRGHHIAFSVANFESFVDTLKEKGIQTHERTQPNGKTKQVFFFDPDGNGLEVTSQ
- the LOC108201637 gene encoding uncharacterized protein LOC108201637, which produces MDPQEIIEYLAEEEEEEDEEMNMFVATYTQLNHRKNSNSVVRHGGSVFNHRVINRSRAQGHQLIYRDYFGDDPTYPDYIFRRRFRMRRSLFLQIQAAVEKHDPYFVQKCNAAGVPGLSSLQKITAALRMIAYGVPADSLDDYIRIGESTAIESLKRFVISVNQVFGKQYLRSPNKNDIKRLSGIAEQRGFPGMLGSIDCMHWRWKNCPTAWHGAFSGRYHEPTIILEAIASHDLWIWHAYFGLPGSLNDINVLDRSNLFSEWAEGRAPEVHYVLNGHDYDMGYYLADGIYPPYPTFVKTISAPQGNKRKYFAKMQESVRKDVERAFGVLQARFVIVRGPAHFWDIETLKHI
- the LOC108200619 gene encoding pentatricopeptide repeat-containing protein At4g14850; amino-acid sequence: MPFLTPNSLASLIESSVSTHSHLLAKSTHAQIIKTLIPPLPPFLSNHLINMYAKLDLPNSAQLVLQLTPTNHRSVVTWTSLISGFVQNGHFVDAIVNFSRMRCEGIEANDFTFPCVFKASGAIRDFRVGRQVHGLVIRVGLWRDVFVGCSAFDMYAKIGLREDARKVFDEMPERNLATWNACISNLVVDGRGREGVGKFVELRRISGEGNSITLCAVFNACADMRDAVLGRQVHGFVVRSGFSEDVSVGNGMIDFYGKCRDVVSSEMVFGGMRMRNDVSWCSMVAAFEQNEEKEKACEVFLSARREGIEPKDFLLSSVVSACAGIAALELGRMVHALAVKACVELNVFVGSSLVDMYGKCGSIQDCDQAFREMPERNSITWNALIGGYAHQGHADIALALFEEMKHEVAPNYVTLVCVLSVCSRSGAMKEGMAIFESMRERYGIEPGIEHYACVVDMLGRAGMVDRAYEFVKKMPIRPGVSVWGALLGACRVYGKPELGKIAAENLFELDPKDSGNHVLLSNMFAAAGRWEDANLVRKEMMDVGIKKGAGCSWISVKDKTHVFQAKDTSHERNTEIQTMLTYLKEKMKAAGYVPDTKFALYDLEEEERESEVSYHSEKIALAFALIVIPPGVPIRITKNLRICVDCHSAIKFISGIVGREIIVRDNNRFHHFKDNICSCRDYW